In Quercus lobata isolate SW786 chromosome 12, ValleyOak3.0 Primary Assembly, whole genome shotgun sequence, a genomic segment contains:
- the LOC115971077 gene encoding RGG repeats nuclear RNA binding protein A produces the protein MASMNPFDLLGDDDNDDPSQLLAAQEHKLGPLAAKKPQAQPAAQPAKPAKLPSKPVPPAQAVREGKNEVGRGGGRGGGRGYGRGRGGGGFTRDSVNNENTFGNNNGFSGGGYRPTEEGDAGKPSERRGSGGPRGPFRGGRRGGFSNGEDAEGERPRRTYERRSGTGRGSELKREGSGRGNWGTPTDEIAPDVEEPVTENEKNVGAEKHLGGEDNVGDANKENPVNEPEEKEPEDKEMTLEEYEKVVEEKRKALLTLKTEERKVDVDKEFQSMQPLSTKKSNDEIFIKLGSEKDKRKEAADKEEKAKKSVSINEFLKPTEGERSYNPGGRRGRGRGSRGGFGGSNRSFNVDAPAIEDQQQFPSLGGK, from the exons ATGGCAAGCATGAACCCATTTGATCTCTTGGGCGATGACGATAACGATGACCCGAGTCAGCTCCTCGCGGCTCAGGAGCATAAGCTCGGCCCTCTTGCTGCCAAGAAACCCCAAGCTCAACCAGCGGCTCAGCCAGCTAAGCCAGCCAAGCTTCCATCCAAGCCTGTCCCTCCTGCTCAAGCTG TGAGGGAGGGAAAGAATGAAGTGGGGCGTGGAGGGGGCCGTGGCGGTGGACGCGGGTATGGACGTGGACGTGGTGGGGGTGGATTTACTCGAGATTCAGTTAACAATGAGAACACCTTTGGCAACAACAATGGATTCTCTGGTGGGGGGTACAGGCCAACTGAAGAGGGAGATGCAGGGAAGCCATCTGAGAGGCGTGGCTCTGGTGGACCTCGTGGTCCCTTCCGAGGTGGTCGTCGTGGTGGTTTTAGCAATGGAGAGGATGCTGAAGGGGAACGTCCACGTAGGACATATGAACGCCGCAGTGGGACTGGACGTGG GAGTGAGCTTAAACGTGAAGGATCTGGTCGTGGTAATTGGGGAACTCCAACTGATGAAATTGCTCC gGATGTTGAGGAGCCTGTAACTGAAAATGAGAAGAATGTTGGTGCTGAGAAGCACTTGGGAGGAGAGGACAATGTTGGTGATGCTAACAAAGAGAATCCTGTTAATGAACCGGAAGAGAAGGAGCCTGAGGATAAG GAGATGACTTTAGAAGAGTATGAGAAGGTAGTTGAAGAGAAGAGGAAGGCTCTGCTTACACTAAAGACCGAGGAAAGGAAGGTTGATGTGGACAAAGAATTTCAGTCCATGCAGCCCCTTTCAACTAAGAAGAGCAATGATGAAATCTTTATCAAACTG GGTTCTGAGAAGGACAAGCGTAAAGAAGCAGCTGACAaagaagagaaagcaaagaag TCTGTTAGCATAAATGAGTTTCTAAAGCCTACTGAAGGGGAGAGGTCTTATAACCCTGGTGGTCGTCGAGGTCGTGGCCGTGGTTCAAGAGGAGGATTTGGTGGAAGCAACAGGAGCTTCAATGTAGATGCTCCTGCCATTGAAGATCAGCAGCAGTTCCCCTCCTTGGGTGGTAAATGA